A genomic window from Lycium barbarum isolate Lr01 chromosome 4, ASM1917538v2, whole genome shotgun sequence includes:
- the LOC132638060 gene encoding dirigent protein-like → MAAKKINSIAILFFLFLLCDINFSIVESSSKIRARRPCKTLTFYFHDIIYNGENAKNATSAIVGAPAWGNFTKLTNQNHFGDLVVFDDPITLDNNLHSNPVGRAQGFYVYDKKEIFTAWLGFSFCFNSTEHKGSINFAGADPLMNKTRDISVIGGTGDFFMTRGIATIMTDAFEGEVYFRLRADIKLYECW, encoded by the coding sequence ATGGCTGCCAAAAAAATCAATTCCATAGccattttatttttccttttccttctttGTGACATAAACTTCTCCATAGTCGAATCATCCAGTAAAATTCGCGCTCGCCGGCCCTGTAAAACCCTAACTTTTTACTTCCATGACATAATCTACAATGGTGAAAATGCCAAAAATGCAACATCAGCTATAGTGGGAGCTCCAGCATGGGGAAATTTTACAAAATTGACTAATCAAAATCATTTTGGAGATTTAGTTGTATTTGATGATCCAATTACATTGGATAATAATCTTCATTCAAATCCAGTGGGAAGAGCACAAGGTTTTTATGTTTATGATAAAAAAGAAATATTTACTGCATGGCTAGggttttcattttgttttaattcAACTGAGCATAAAGGGAGTATTAATTTTGCTGGAGCTGATCCATTGATGAACAAAACTAGGGATATTTCAGTAATTGGTGGAACTGGTGATTTCTTCATGACTAGAGGAATTGCTACTATCATGACTGATGCCTTTGAGGGTGAAGTTTACTTTCGACTACGTGCTGATATTAAACTTTACGAGTGCTGGTAA
- the LOC132638061 gene encoding dirigent protein-like, with amino-acid sequence MYSSKSLLTILCFLFLLLSISAQKYTHRARTPCKEMVFFFHDIVYNGENYKNATSTIVGAPEWGNRTIMASPNNFGDLIVFDDPITIDNNLHSPPIGRAQGMYFYDQMDTFSSWLGFSCVFNNTDYKGSLNFAGHDPLMNKTRDISIIGGTGDFFMARGIATLSTDAFEGSVYFRLRVHVKLYECWKLL; translated from the coding sequence ATGTACTCCTCTAAGTCATTATTAACAATTTTAtgctttctttttcttctcctcTCCATTTCTGCTCAGAAATACACTCATCGTGCTCGTACTCCTTGTAAAGAAATGGTATTTTTCTTTCACGACATTGTTTACAACGGGGAAAATTACAAAAATGCGACTTCAACTATAGTTGGTGCACCAGAATGGGGCAACAGGACCATAATGGCAAGTCCTAACAATTTTGGGGACTTAATTGTATTTGATGACCCCATTACAATTGACAATAATTTACATTCACCCCCAATTGGAAGGGCGCAAGGGATGTATTTTTATGATCAAATGGACACTTTTAGTTCTTGGCTTGGTTTTTCTTGTGTGTTCAATAATACTGATTATAAAGGAAGTTTGAATTTTGCTGGTCATGATCCATTGATGAACAAGACTAGGGACATTTCAATTATTGGTGGAACTGGTGATTTCTTCATGGCTAGAGGAATTGCTACTTTGAGCACTGATGCATTTGAAGGAAGTGTTTATTTTCGACTTCGTGTTCATGTTAAGTTATATGAGTGTTGGAAATTACTCTAG
- the LOC132634834 gene encoding protein PAM71, chloroplastic, protein MQSLALSCESSSFLFRPSFVFPNINTPLAISRFSRRHSHCIKHGWFGDVSKVVRNRNYKRCYIPRSAYGPKEFSSTKRSALSKRKNQSTSVLQVLDMPQNNYLKSVVLSGLFTLLFTQQASAVSEVATGLQSFPFFGDLGDLSTGFASAFLLIFFSELGDKTFFIAALLAARNSAAVTFLGTFGALGVMTIISVVLGRTFHYVDDVLPFSFAGNDLPVDDIAAACLLVYFGVSTLLDASSSDGMKAEEEQKEAELAVSEFSGNGAGLLSAANTIISTFALVFVAEWGDKSFFSTIALAAASSPLGVIGGALAGHGVATLLAVLGGSLLGTFLSEKVIAYIGGTLFLVFAAVTVIEIVS, encoded by the exons ATGCAAAGCCTAGCACTCTCTTGTGAGAGCAGCAGCTTTCTGTTTAGGCCCTCATTTGTCTTCCCTAATATCAACACCCCTCTTGCAATCTCCAG GTTTTCTAGGCGGCATTCTCATTGCATAAAACATGGATGGTTTGGGGACGTATCCAAG GTGGTCAGGAATAGAAATTACAAACGTTGCTATATCCCAAGATCGGCTTATGGTCCCAAAGAATTCAGTAGTACAAAAAGATCAGCATTGTCAAAGAGGAAAAATCAAAGCACTTCTGTTCTTCAAGTTTTAGATATGCCACAGAACAATTATCTGAAATCCGTTGTCCTTTCTGGGCTTTTCACTCTTCTGTTCACACAACAAGCAAGTGCTGTTTCAGAGGTTGCCACTGGCTTGCAGTCGTTTCCTTTCTTCGGGGACCTCGGAGATTTAAGCACAGGTTTTGCTTCA GCGTTCTTGTTAATATTTTTTTCAGAGCTTGGGGACAAGACCTTCTTTATTGCT GCTCTATTAGCAGCTAGGAACTCTGCTGCTGTCACTTTCCTTGGGACTTTTGGCGCACTTGG GGTCATGACAATCATATCTGTCGTTCTCGGACGAACTTTCCACTATGTCGATGACGTTCTTCCTTTCAG TTTTGCTGGAAATGATTTGCCAGTGGATGATATTGCTGCAGCTTGCCTTCTG GTGTATTTTGGAGTGTCAACGTTGCTTGATGCCTCCTCCAGCGATGGCATGAAAGCAGAAGAGGAACAGAAAGAG GCTGAGCTGGCAGTTTCAGAATTTTCAGGAAATGGTGCTGGACTATTGTCTGCTGCAAACACTATCATTAGCACATTCGCATTGGTATTTGTTGCGGAGTGGGGCGACAAATCATTTTTTTCTACAATAG CTCTTGCTGCTGCATCTTCACCTCTTGGAGTCATTGGAGGGGCATTAGCCGGTCACGGAGTTGCAACTTTG TTGGCTGTTCTTGGAGGTTCTTTACTGGGAACATTCTTGTCTGAGAAG GTTATTGCCTACATAGGGGGTACTCTCTTCCTAGTATTTGCAGCAGTGACAGTGATAGAGATAGTGAGTTGA